Part of the Rhodococcus sp. OK302 genome is shown below.
TGCTGAGGCAATGACCGAACCCGACATCAAACCTAGAAGTCGTGACGTCACCGACGGACTCGAAAAGACCGCAGCGCGAGGCATGTTGCGCGCAGTAGGAATGGGCGACGACGACTGGGTCAAGTCGCAGATCGGCGTCGCCTCGTCCTGGAACGAGATCACCCCCTGCAACCTCTCCCTGGATCGGCTCGCCAAAGCCGTCAAGGAGGGTGTCCGTGAAGGTGGCGGATTCCCTCTCGAATTCGGCACCATCTCCGTCTCCGACGGCATTTCGATGGGCCACGAGGGCATGCACTTCTCCCTCGTCTCCCGTGAGGTGATCGCGGACAGCGTCGAAACCGTCATGCAGGCCGAGCGCCTCGACGGTTCGGTCCTGCTCGCCGGCTGCGACAAGTCGCTCCCCGGGATGCTGATGGCTGCTGCCCGCCTCGACCTCGCCAGCGTGTTCCTCTACGCCGGTTCCACCTTGCCGGGAGTGGCAAAACTGTCCGACGGCAGTGAACGCGAAGTCACCGTGATCGACGCTTTCGAGGCCGTGGGCGCGTGCTCACGTGGGCTGATGAGCCGCGCGGACGTCGACATCATCGAACGCGCAATCTGCCCGGGTGAAGGTGCCTGCGGCGGCATGTATACGGCAAACACCATGGCCAGCGCGGCCGAGGCGATGGGTATGTCGCTCCCCGGCAGTGCGTCTCCGCCGGCACCGGACCGTCGACGCGACGGATTCGCTCGTGAGAGCGGCAAGGCCGTCGTCGAACTCCTGCGTCGGGGCATCACCACCCGCGACATCCTCACCAAGGAAGCCTTCGAAAATGCCATCGCCGTCGTCATGGCTTTCGGTGGTTCCACCAATGCGGTGCTCCACCTCCTCGCCATCGCGCATGAGGCGTACGTACCTCTGACTCTCGACGATTTTGCTCGCGTCGGCGCCAAGGTTCCGCACCTCGCGGACGTCAAGCCTTTCGGTCGTCACGTCATGACCGACGTCGACCGGATCGGCGGCGTTCCCGTCATCATGAAGGCATTGCTCGACGCCGGCCTCCTGCACGGTGACTGCATGACAGTCACCGGCCGAACCATCGCCGAGAATCTCGCAGACATCACCCCGCCCGATCCGGACGGCAAGGTTCTGCGGGCGATGAGTGAGCCGATCCATCCCACCGGCGGCATCACGATTCTCAAGGGCTCTCTGGCACCCGGCGGGGCTGTCGTGAAATCCGCCGGCTTCGAGTCCGACGTATTCACCGGCACGGCACGGGTATTCGAACGTGAGCGCGCCGCCATGGACGCTCTCGAAGACGGAACCATCACCAGTGGCGACGTCGTGGTGATCCGCTACGAAGGCCCCAAGGGCGGCCCCGGAATGCGTGAAATGCTCGCCATCACCGGCGCAATCAAGGGAGCCGGGCTGGGCAAGGACGTCCTGTTGCTGACCGACGGACGTTTCTCCGGTGGCACCACCGGCCTCTGCGTCGGGCACGTGGCGCCGGAAGCTGTAGACGGCGGACCGATCGCATTTGTTCGTGACGGTGATCAGATCCGACTCGACGTCAGTACCGGATTGCTGGAATTGCTGGTCGACGACTCTGAACTGGCTGCGCGCAAACAAGATTGGGAGCCGTTGCCCCCGCGGTACACCCGCGGCGTGCTGGCCAAGTACACCAAGCTTGTGGGTTCAGCCTCAGGCGGAGCTGTCTGCGGCTGAGGCCGAACCCACCTGAATGGCGCTAGATAGGCTGGTACCCGGCACCGACACCGCCCTGCGAGTTCATACTCTCGAGGATCGATGACATGTTGGTGCCGAGTTCCGGCCCCAAGCAGGGAACGAACACGTACGCATTCACCATCGCGACCAGTGTGGTTCCGACAGTGACGGGCGCCCCGGAATCACCGTGGTCGACACATACTTGCGTCCACGTTGATGCATCGGCACTCACATCTCCCCACACAATTCCGCAGGTATTACCGGTGGTCCGGCCTTCCTTGCATGCAACTGCCGGGAAACTGGCGGGCGTGCCGATTGCCGTGATGGTGGCACCGCGGATGGTCCGAACGGGGGTGACTTTGCCGGGATCGAACGCAATGACTGCGTAATCGAGGTCAGGGTTGGATTTGACGAACGTCCCGACGACGCCCGCCCCCTGATTGTCCTCGGGCACCACCGTCGCACCAGGTTCACCGCAGTGGCCTGCGGTGATACCAACCAGCCTGCCTCCGCTGTCATGTCCAATCGTTGTCAAAGTGCAAATGACTTCGTCGTTGATGATGATGCCCGAGCCGCCACCCATCGGCGTGGCCGCAGCAATCGCCGTTCCACTGGCGACGAACCCGAGCCCCAATGCAAGAACCAACGCTGCCAGTACAGATACGATTTTTCGTAACATCATATTTTCTCCGCTGGTAGACCCCCGCTGCACAAAACGCATACCCCGGAAAGTTTGCAGCTACGCAAGAGAGTTACGCGGTGGTCCGGAATTACTCGGTGGTGCCGAGTGCCTCCAGCATCTTGCGTGCCTCTTCGAGTTGGCGGCTCAGTTCGTCGACGCGCGCAACCGCCGCGTCACGGGCTTCCACGATGATCGATTCGACTGCCTCGATTGCCGTCGGCTCACCCAATTCGCGGATGGCTCGCTCGACTGCGTCGGGAGCTACCGGAACCGCTTTGCCCGGACGCTTGGCGCCCAGAGTGACGGTGACGCTCCAGTCGTTGTCGGCACCGGCGTGAATGGTGACGCTGACTCCGGCCGGAAGTTTCTTGGCACGCTTGACGGCTGGGCGAGGCGCCGGCGCCGGCGCCGGCGTCGGCGCAATGACTGCCGGGACGGGGGCTGCTGCCGGTGCGGGCCGCGGCTTGGGTCGCGTTTCGACGAGTGGTTCCATGAGCGGTTCGGACTCCACAACTGGTTTGGGGCGCGGCGCCGGTTTCGGCGGCGTCGATGCCACGCGGTTGATGCGCAATTCCTCTGCCTCGAAAGGCAATTCGTCATTGACGCCCTTGGGTCGGATCAGCACGGTAGTTCCGTCCACCGACACCACTTTGGCGGAAGTGCCTGCCTCGATGCCGAGGCTGGGGGTTGCCTCGCGCAGGTATACGGTGGCGCGTTTACCTTCGGCGACTGCCGAGGCGAGAGTCGCCAAGTTTTCCGCAGTGAGGTGATCCGGCGTTGATGCGGTAGCGCCGGAACGTCTACGGGGTGGCATTCGCAAATCCTTTCGAGAGTTTCGGTAGTGCTTTTCTCGGGGCAACTCTTGCACAAGCCACCGACGTGTTCCCGCACACCGCCCCGATTGATCCAAGACGTCAAGGTCCAGAACAGCGTGCGGTGCTCCCACACATGTCCGACCCCCGCCGCATAATCAACGAGTAGGCATGCACTCCGCCGCACAGCGAGGTCCATCTCAATCCGAGTGGGCAGAACTGTCATAGTCCTCGTCTGCAAAGTTTGCCATCAAATCTGCGACGTATTGCTCCGAGTACTCAGACTGACCCATTCGAGCCACGAAACGAGCAGCGACGGGGACCATCGTCAGAGGATCTGGACAGTCCAATTCACCCGCCAATTCTCGCGCCCGACACAATCCTGCTACCTGCTTCTCGACTGAAGGTGAGAGATCAAAACCAACAAGTGCGACGATGGCTAATACCGTCGATGCATCATCGGCAACCGTCCGACTCCGAGCGGCCCCCAGCATAGCTGCCACCTGCCAATCGACTAGCGCCTCCGCGTCGCGCTTTCCGATTTCTTTGTACAACACAATCATGTCGGCGATGGGGTCATCCTGCCAAAGCCACCACGACCCTCTGGAGATGACGAGTGCCGCCGCCTTTGGCTTCCAGTCGTCGGCGGCCGCCAACTCCAATAGGTCGTTCAATGAGACGGGCACATCGACTATGCGCTCACTCGCCAACGTTCGCATACGATTCGCCAGTTCTGCAGCGGCAGTGTCTATCTCGGCATCGGTTATCGAACTCTCAACAGCCGTTTTCGCAATTGCATCGATCAGTGCGGGTGTTCCGAAGGCCTCAACCCCGACTGCCCTCGCCAGACGTCTCGTCCCCAAATCGTCGCACCACAAGGGAATGTTTTCGTCCGCAGCTAGCTGAATCGGCGCCAACCAAGGAGCATCAGAAGCGAACGATAGCCTTGCGAATAGCGGTAGCAGGTTAACTGAGCGAATAGTGGCGGCACGCGCTGCGCGGTCCAGGCCACCCACACGGTCCTTGTATTCGCGGAATTCCTCGACCGTCTGTTCATAGAACACCATTGAATCTGCCCGTGGATCCCAACCTACGACTCCAGGACTGGCCGCGAGCATGCTCACTTCACCCACAGCCCTCGTGATGTCTCGACGCGAAATGGCTGCTAGTAGAACCGTCGAAAATTGCCCCATCAGCACATCGCAGTCCTGAAGCCGACTGACAACCACCAAGGACGTCGCGTCAACAGAGACCTTGCATCCAAGCGCCGACTTCGCTACTGCGACTTCAATATCGTGTTCGTCTTCGTCCGTAGATGCCGCAACAAGTGGACCCGTTGCACGCTTAACAAGAGCCAAAGCGTAGCTACCACGACGTAGCGTCGCGAGAATCCCGATGGGAAGTCGATTATGTTGCAGCATATTGAGGAATTCAGCAGGGAGCTCCCCCGATTGCTGTCGGACCAACTCTTGCATACGCTCTACGAGTTGATCCGAATCCCCCTTCAATACGCGCACACCGCTGACCTCACCGTGCCGGTCAACGAGACGATCCAACGCTGCAAAAGCTTGACGGTGGAGATCCCCCGGAACTCTCGGCAACCCGTACCCGCCGCCTTGCTCAATTGGTGAGTGATCTTCTGAATCAGGTTCATCGTCACATTGTGTTGCCGTGATGATCTGACCGAGTATCGCAACCGCAAGCGCCGGATCCTTCTCAAATCTGGCCGACAGGCTAAGCGCTTCCGAGACAATATGAGCATCCCATGCCAACACAGACATGGCGGACAACCACATACGTGCCTCCGAATCACATCGAACGACAGGACGGTATCTACGCACCGTCGCTGCTGCTCGATCCCCCGATCCACGTTCCAATTGGATCGCAACAAGCTTCCAAACATCGCGATCGTCCGACTGCCCCGTTGACGTAATAGCTTCCGCAATATGCTGTTCCGCGGTACTCCACTCGCCACGATCCCCCGATTGTGCTGCCAGAAAGATCAATAGACGGCGCCGTTCGAAAACGTATCCTGTTGTCGAGGACAAAACCCTTTGAGCTGCGGCCTCTGCAGCGACCCAATCTTCAGCCTCGATCAACAAACCAGCGTGTTGGATCAAGAACATCGGAATCTGATGCGTTTCATAGGCATCGACACATACATCGGCAGATTCGCCAAGCCGCCCAGCTCGCCGAAGCAATTCAATCAGATGTTCGGCCGCGATTGCGTTGTGTCTTGCGAGCGCACGGAGGCTAGGCAACTCCGCGTCCAAGTTCGTGTTTGCTTTCGCTACCGTTGCGGCTAAATCGGCCAAATACTCTGGAATAATGCCCTTCTCAACATATTCGACCATTCTTGACGACTCATCAGAGCCCAAGCACGCAAGTCGAATTGTGGTTGCAGCAATCTTCTCGTAGTCGAGGTTTCGGTGGGATTCATCCAAAATTTCAGTCAGCATCGCACAATGCTGATAGTCAGAAAGTTGAACAACACCGGCATCGAACCGAGCTGCAAGGTCCGCAGATGTATCTCCCATCATTCGATCAATCTGGGCCACGAGATCCCTCCTGCCCGCCATATTTGCAGCACGCAACGCCGTGCGAAGCACCTCTGGTATGCGGGCTTCATTTGGCAGCGCATCACCCTCAGGAGGTGGGAGGCATCGCCGCAAAACTTGAGCGAACTCTCCTCGAATCATCAAAATCCGAAGCAGGGAAGGTAGCAATTCCTTGGTCGGACCTCCCCATGAGTGGCGTTGATCGATAGCAAGCCCTAGTAGCGCCTTCGCCCGTTCGAGATCGTCCGACTGAGCACCCGCGTTCGAGGCGCGCACACTAAGAGCACGCGCGACGCGGTCCATCGATGACGCATCCTCTGGGTCAAGTTCTAGAGCCCGCTCAGCGTAGGTGCACGCTGCCTCGATATCTCCTATTCGAACCGACTGTTCACTCAAGAATTGCTGCACGACAGCACTACTATGAACCTCTTGCGAGTCGCCCAAAAGGTATCCATCGAGTTCAAATGGCCTAGCGTCATCTAGCGGATGCGCTAGGAGCGTGTTCCCAATTGCTACGAGAGCTTTCGCTCCGCCTTCGAATTCGGCACGCCTAAGAAGCTTGCACGCACGGTCACGGTCCACGGAGATCATGTTGAGCCCACCCGAAGCCAACATCTTGCCCCGGCGACGTGCGTCAGCGTCAGCGGCCAGCTCAAATGCTATGGCGCTTTCAATATTTGCGTCGTGCTCCGCAGCGTACGAGGCGACCACCAGCCACGCAAATGAACTGTGTTTTGTGATCCAATGTGGCTTTGCGCTGATTAATGCCTGACAGGTTCCAACCGCGTTGTCTCGTCCTTCAGCTAGATGTAGTGCAAGCACCTCAGCATGCTCTGGTTCGATGCCGTGCAAACCTACCAACGCTTCGCGAGTTGACGGCGGAACTTGGGCAAGGACAAATTCGTAACGTTCATGCGCCCGGAACTCAAGACCACTCGCGATGTGTTCCCATTCATCCGACGCATATTTCAAATTGTTCGCACGTGGGACGAGAACCTTGTAGCCTTTTCCTGTCGATTCAACGGTAGTCAGTGCTATCCGCTGCCAAAACACCGTGTGGCTGTTGGTATCAATGAGAAGGACCATCACCGGCAGTGCATGACCCAGCCACAGCCTGGCCTTGTTTTCACCGAACCGAAAGATCCAACCTTCGTCAGTGGACTCTCTGAAGTAGCTTGGTCCAGATTTGATCTGAACAGCAATTAGTCGCCCAGATCCGACTCCCCCGAAAGCAGTTTCGATCTGACCATCGATGCCCTGGTCGGACTCATGCTGCTCTCGAAATAGCCACCGAAGGTTCTGACTCACAGTCAGCTTGACAATTGCCACACCCGCATGATTGGTAAGGTCAGTTTCAAGCGACTGTCCGTTCAAGCGTCAACGCCCCTTATCAATAGTTGGATGTCGCACCTAAAGTCACGACTGAGTTCCAATGTTCACATTAGGTTGAGCACTACGAACACCTACTATTTGCGACGCTAATTGACACGGAACGACGCCAGCACCCGTCCTCCAAAGCGGTTGCACTGAAGCCTGTCATTGCCAACCCATCGCATACGCTTCAGGTCGGCGCAAGTCACAGCAAGGACGAGGAGCACAGTGAGCAGTTCGGAGCCGTCGGGCATGAACGAGGGCACCGAACCAGGTGCTACTCCGCAAAACCCGTTCGACGCGAATATGCTCAGCAGCATTCAGGCCGACATCGAAGAATATCTCCTCGGCGGTTCCCGATGCTTCACTCAAGCCCAGATCGCCGAGTTCGCCGGAGTCTCGCGAGATCGTGCGGATCGCCTGTGGGTCGCGATGGGCTTTGCCGTCGACGAAGATCCGGATGCCGTCATGTTCACCCAACAAGATGCCGACGCACTGAAGAGCCTCACCAGCATGGTTGATCGCGGAATCATTTCGCGCAGTAGCGAAGTCGCCGCGGCACGTTCACTGGGACAGTCGATGTCAAGGCTCGCCGAGTGGCAGGTTTCGCTCATCGGCACGCACATCGTCGATCAGTTGACCGAGTCCGGCGATCAGGACCCGGAGTCGATCCGGAAACTGATCTTGCGTCTGGGAGCCGAGATCATCCCGGCCGTCGAATCGCTCCAGACCTACGTGTGGAAGAGGCATGTCGCGTCGTCAACCGGACGCAATGTCGGCAACCCCGGTGAAGAAGTTGCCAGCCGAATTTTGATCGTGGGGTTCGCCGACATTGTCGGGTACACGTCGTTGACCCGCGGCCT
Proteins encoded:
- the ilvD gene encoding dihydroxy-acid dehydratase, with the translated sequence MTEPDIKPRSRDVTDGLEKTAARGMLRAVGMGDDDWVKSQIGVASSWNEITPCNLSLDRLAKAVKEGVREGGGFPLEFGTISVSDGISMGHEGMHFSLVSREVIADSVETVMQAERLDGSVLLAGCDKSLPGMLMAAARLDLASVFLYAGSTLPGVAKLSDGSEREVTVIDAFEAVGACSRGLMSRADVDIIERAICPGEGACGGMYTANTMASAAEAMGMSLPGSASPPAPDRRRDGFARESGKAVVELLRRGITTRDILTKEAFENAIAVVMAFGGSTNAVLHLLAIAHEAYVPLTLDDFARVGAKVPHLADVKPFGRHVMTDVDRIGGVPVIMKALLDAGLLHGDCMTVTGRTIAENLADITPPDPDGKVLRAMSEPIHPTGGITILKGSLAPGGAVVKSAGFESDVFTGTARVFERERAAMDALEDGTITSGDVVVIRYEGPKGGPGMREMLAITGAIKGAGLGKDVLLLTDGRFSGGTTGLCVGHVAPEAVDGGPIAFVRDGDQIRLDVSTGLLELLVDDSELAARKQDWEPLPPRYTRGVLAKYTKLVGSASGGAVCG
- a CDS encoding S1 family peptidase, whose amino-acid sequence is MLRKIVSVLAALVLALGLGFVASGTAIAAATPMGGGSGIIINDEVICTLTTIGHDSGGRLVGITAGHCGEPGATVVPEDNQGAGVVGTFVKSNPDLDYAVIAFDPGKVTPVRTIRGATITAIGTPASFPAVACKEGRTTGNTCGIVWGDVSADASTWTQVCVDHGDSGAPVTVGTTLVAMVNAYVFVPCLGPELGTNMSSILESMNSQGGVGAGYQPI
- a CDS encoding DUF6319 family protein, with the protein product MPPRRRSGATASTPDHLTAENLATLASAVAEGKRATVYLREATPSLGIEAGTSAKVVSVDGTTVLIRPKGVNDELPFEAEELRINRVASTPPKPAPRPKPVVESEPLMEPLVETRPKPRPAPAAAPVPAVIAPTPAPAPAPRPAVKRAKKLPAGVSVTIHAGADNDWSVTVTLGAKRPGKAVPVAPDAVERAIRELGEPTAIEAVESIIVEARDAAVARVDELSRQLEEARKMLEALGTTE
- a CDS encoding DUF4365 domain-containing protein, with protein sequence MAIVKLTVSQNLRWLFREQHESDQGIDGQIETAFGGVGSGRLIAVQIKSGPSYFRESTDEGWIFRFGENKARLWLGHALPVMVLLIDTNSHTVFWQRIALTTVESTGKGYKVLVPRANNLKYASDEWEHIASGLEFRAHERYEFVLAQVPPSTREALVGLHGIEPEHAEVLALHLAEGRDNAVGTCQALISAKPHWITKHSSFAWLVVASYAAEHDANIESAIAFELAADADARRRGKMLASGGLNMISVDRDRACKLLRRAEFEGGAKALVAIGNTLLAHPLDDARPFELDGYLLGDSQEVHSSAVVQQFLSEQSVRIGDIEAACTYAERALELDPEDASSMDRVARALSVRASNAGAQSDDLERAKALLGLAIDQRHSWGGPTKELLPSLLRILMIRGEFAQVLRRCLPPPEGDALPNEARIPEVLRTALRAANMAGRRDLVAQIDRMMGDTSADLAARFDAGVVQLSDYQHCAMLTEILDESHRNLDYEKIAATTIRLACLGSDESSRMVEYVEKGIIPEYLADLAATVAKANTNLDAELPSLRALARHNAIAAEHLIELLRRAGRLGESADVCVDAYETHQIPMFLIQHAGLLIEAEDWVAAEAAAQRVLSSTTGYVFERRRLLIFLAAQSGDRGEWSTAEQHIAEAITSTGQSDDRDVWKLVAIQLERGSGDRAAATVRRYRPVVRCDSEARMWLSAMSVLAWDAHIVSEALSLSARFEKDPALAVAILGQIITATQCDDEPDSEDHSPIEQGGGYGLPRVPGDLHRQAFAALDRLVDRHGEVSGVRVLKGDSDQLVERMQELVRQQSGELPAEFLNMLQHNRLPIGILATLRRGSYALALVKRATGPLVAASTDEDEHDIEVAVAKSALGCKVSVDATSLVVVSRLQDCDVLMGQFSTVLLAAISRRDITRAVGEVSMLAASPGVVGWDPRADSMVFYEQTVEEFREYKDRVGGLDRAARAATIRSVNLLPLFARLSFASDAPWLAPIQLAADENIPLWCDDLGTRRLARAVGVEAFGTPALIDAIAKTAVESSITDAEIDTAAAELANRMRTLASERIVDVPVSLNDLLELAAADDWKPKAAALVISRGSWWLWQDDPIADMIVLYKEIGKRDAEALVDWQVAAMLGAARSRTVADDASTVLAIVALVGFDLSPSVEKQVAGLCRARELAGELDCPDPLTMVPVAARFVARMGQSEYSEQYVADLMANFADEDYDSSAHSD
- a CDS encoding adenylate/guanylate cyclase domain-containing protein, with product MSSSEPSGMNEGTEPGATPQNPFDANMLSSIQADIEEYLLGGSRCFTQAQIAEFAGVSRDRADRLWVAMGFAVDEDPDAVMFTQQDADALKSLTSMVDRGIISRSSEVAAARSLGQSMSRLAEWQVSLIGTHIVDQLTESGDQDPESIRKLILRLGAEIIPAVESLQTYVWKRHVASSTGRNVGNPGEEVASRILIVGFADIVGYTSLTRGLDPAELSDLLERFESASAEIVGRNFGWIVKTVGDEVMFAAESPHHAAEIAMQIQESVLADHDDPQLRVGLAMGPTLVRFGDLYGSVVNKAARLTSSARPGTVLIDSELAGAVDMDANFKLRHLRPRRVRGIDRLEQYVLRRNLES